A section of the Chryseobacterium scophthalmum genome encodes:
- a CDS encoding SusC/RagA family TonB-linked outer membrane protein, with the protein MKKLTAGVLILVLSSPFVVAQAQTKPGDTLKTQEIEGVVVTALGIKREKKSLGYSSQQLNASQVNSSPTNNFLNNLSGKVAGLDVKMNSNFGGSTNIVMRGIKSITGNNQALIVVDGIPISNANLNTNDAKNGRDGFDFGNAASDIDPNNIESINVLKGAAATALYGSLAANGAIMITTKKGKKNTGLGVSYSSTVSVGTFDKSTFAKYQKDYGQGYGGEDSSYMGDINGDGIDDGLIASTGDDASYGNAYNPNIFVYNWDAFIEGHPNYQKATPWVAAKNDPTKFFKKSYSIINSIALNGGTEKSTYNFGYTNNYETGILPNSSLNKNTITGNYSYDLSSKLKTNAFMTFTNQSTIGRNNVGYGDNIIGGFRQWWATNVDVLDLREQYFRTKKNATWNMISPTGNNLSPNFWDNPYWSRYENYESDTRRRFLTGASLSYEITKNLNLLGRVGIDYTRDKQEIRKAVGSHAEEFGLSQTNQSSGYEIFTRDFMQQNYDFIATYDLKVGEKVTGKLTGGYNFIKRDIEAFNASTTGGLLKPGFYALQNSKTFIAPIETEIAYKKSGVYGQASFDYDRTIFLEGSYRYDKSTALPADGYGYWALGTSFIFSELIKQPWLNLGKFRLNYAEVGNDPEPGRFGWLNNRGAITDAALFDLSSTYLDFSQLRPEITKSWEAGIELQMFKNRLGLDVSVYKTNSTDQIFSVPTTAASQYLFKMINAGDLENKGVEVALSGTPIKTDNFTWNVNVNWSRNRNKLIYLDEGRTNLQLANFQHTSLNATVGEAYGTIRGTDYVYDGNGNKVVGDDGYYLIKNDQVLGNIQADWLGGISNTFRYKNFSVGFLIDVRKGGDIFSLDQIFGQETGLYPNTVGLNDLGNPIRNTLDQGGGTVLPGVKEDGTPNDIRIDGSYSTGIYGSVNPEKAFVYDGSYVKLREASITYTLPNRVFEGTVIRSASFSLLGNNLWIIHKNLPMADPEAGSSGGNVQGYQSGVMPTVRTISFNVKVNF; encoded by the coding sequence ATGAAGAAATTAACCGCAGGGGTACTAATTTTAGTACTATCCTCGCCTTTTGTGGTTGCTCAAGCGCAGACAAAGCCGGGAGATACCCTAAAAACACAAGAAATTGAAGGTGTAGTTGTGACTGCACTCGGAATTAAGAGAGAAAAAAAATCTTTAGGATACTCTTCACAACAATTAAATGCAAGTCAGGTAAATTCTTCCCCTACAAACAATTTTTTGAACAATTTATCAGGTAAAGTTGCAGGGTTAGATGTTAAAATGAATTCCAATTTTGGAGGATCTACCAATATTGTTATGAGAGGTATTAAATCCATAACGGGTAATAACCAAGCGTTAATTGTTGTAGATGGTATTCCTATAAGTAATGCTAACCTCAACACGAACGACGCTAAAAATGGACGCGACGGATTTGACTTTGGAAACGCAGCATCAGATATTGACCCTAATAATATTGAATCAATAAACGTTCTTAAAGGTGCAGCTGCAACTGCTCTCTACGGTAGTTTGGCTGCGAATGGAGCTATAATGATAACTACAAAAAAAGGGAAGAAAAATACAGGATTAGGTGTCTCCTATAGCTCTACGGTTTCTGTAGGAACTTTTGACAAATCTACATTTGCGAAATATCAAAAAGATTATGGTCAGGGTTATGGAGGAGAAGATAGCTCGTATATGGGAGATATTAATGGTGATGGAATTGATGATGGGTTAATAGCTTCTACAGGAGATGATGCTTCATACGGAAATGCTTATAATCCTAATATCTTTGTGTATAATTGGGATGCTTTTATTGAAGGTCATCCAAATTATCAAAAGGCCACGCCGTGGGTTGCGGCAAAAAATGATCCAACAAAGTTTTTCAAAAAATCTTATTCTATCATTAATAGTATTGCATTGAATGGAGGAACTGAAAAATCAACATATAATTTCGGATATACAAATAATTACGAAACAGGCATTCTCCCAAACAGTTCTTTGAACAAGAATACTATCACCGGAAATTACTCTTATGATCTTTCGAGTAAATTAAAGACTAATGCTTTCATGACTTTTACCAATCAAAGTACCATTGGTAGAAATAATGTGGGCTATGGTGATAATATAATCGGAGGATTTAGACAATGGTGGGCAACAAATGTTGACGTTTTAGACTTAAGAGAACAATATTTTAGAACGAAAAAGAATGCTACCTGGAATATGATAAGTCCTACTGGAAATAATTTATCACCTAATTTTTGGGATAATCCTTACTGGAGCAGATATGAAAATTATGAATCTGATACTAGAAGAAGGTTTTTAACCGGTGCATCACTTAGTTATGAGATCACTAAAAATTTGAATTTATTAGGAAGAGTTGGTATTGATTATACAAGAGATAAGCAGGAAATAAGAAAAGCTGTAGGAAGTCATGCTGAGGAGTTTGGTCTTTCACAGACAAATCAATCTTCCGGATACGAAATTTTCACTAGAGACTTCATGCAACAAAATTATGATTTTATTGCTACGTATGACCTGAAAGTTGGTGAGAAAGTCACTGGAAAATTAACAGGTGGTTACAATTTTATTAAGAGAGATATTGAAGCTTTCAATGCATCAACTACTGGCGGACTTTTAAAACCAGGTTTCTATGCCCTACAAAACTCTAAAACTTTTATTGCACCTATCGAAACAGAAATAGCATATAAAAAATCAGGTGTTTACGGACAGGCATCATTCGATTATGATAGAACAATATTTTTAGAAGGATCTTACAGATACGATAAATCTACAGCATTACCTGCTGATGGATATGGTTACTGGGCATTGGGGACAAGTTTTATTTTCTCGGAATTAATTAAACAACCTTGGCTTAATTTAGGTAAGTTTAGATTGAATTATGCAGAAGTTGGTAATGACCCTGAACCAGGCAGATTTGGTTGGTTGAATAATAGAGGAGCTATTACTGATGCTGCATTGTTTGATCTTTCAAGTACATATTTAGATTTTTCACAGCTAAGACCAGAAATTACTAAATCTTGGGAAGCTGGTATAGAATTACAAATGTTTAAGAATAGATTAGGCTTAGACGTTTCAGTTTATAAAACAAATAGTACAGATCAAATTTTTTCTGTTCCGACTACTGCAGCATCACAATACTTATTCAAAATGATTAATGCAGGAGATTTAGAAAACAAAGGAGTAGAGGTAGCTTTAAGCGGTACTCCTATCAAAACTGATAATTTCACTTGGAATGTTAATGTGAACTGGTCTAGAAACAGAAATAAACTTATTTATTTGGATGAAGGTAGAACTAATCTTCAATTGGCAAATTTTCAACATACATCTTTGAATGCTACTGTGGGAGAAGCTTACGGAACTATACGCGGAACAGATTATGTTTATGATGGAAACGGAAATAAAGTAGTAGGAGATGATGGATATTATTTGATAAAGAATGATCAGGTTTTAGGTAATATTCAGGCAGACTGGCTAGGTGGAATTTCCAATACATTTAGATATAAAAACTTTTCAGTAGGCTTTTTAATTGATGTGAGAAAAGGAGGTGATATCTTTTCATTAGACCAAATTTTCGGTCAGGAAACTGGTCTGTATCCTAATACGGTAGGTTTAAATGATTTAGGTAACCCAATTCGTAATACACTAGATCAAGGTGGAGGAACAGTATTACCAGGAGTTAAAGAAGATGGAACTCCTAATGATATCAGAATTGATGGTAGTTATTCTACAGGTATTTATGGTTCAGTTAATCCTGAAAAAGCTTTTGTATATGATGGATCTTATGTTAAATTAAGAGAGGCTTCTATTACCTATACACTTCCTAATAGAGTTTTTGAAGGGACTGTGATAAGGTCGGCTTCATTTAGTCTTTTAGGTAATAATCTTTGGATTATTCATAAAAATCTTCCGATGGCTGATCCCGAAGCTGGATCTTCAGGAGGTAATGTACAAGGTTATCAGTCTGGGGTAATGCCTACTGTAAGAACCATATCGTTTAATGTAAAAGTTAATTTTTAG
- a CDS encoding ribonuclease HII, which translates to MDLLKKWSNNYIEAGCDEVGRGCLCGPVVAAAVILDENFEQNLVNDSKKLSFKTRMDLDSYIKDNVKSFAIAELSPAFIDEHNILNASIHAMHRALDKLAVRPEFILVDGNKFHPYNFIPHQCVIKGDSKFLSIAAASILAKNYRDKLMIELHEEHPEYGWNTNFGYATKKHQEALIKHGITKYHRQSFRLKYD; encoded by the coding sequence ATGGATTTATTAAAGAAATGGTCAAATAATTACATCGAAGCAGGTTGCGATGAAGTTGGAAGAGGTTGCCTGTGCGGACCGGTTGTTGCAGCCGCTGTAATTTTAGATGAAAATTTTGAGCAAAATCTTGTCAACGATTCAAAGAAGTTGAGCTTTAAAACGAGGATGGATTTGGATAGTTACATTAAAGATAATGTAAAAAGCTTTGCAATTGCCGAGCTTTCTCCTGCATTTATTGACGAGCATAATATACTGAACGCCAGTATTCATGCCATGCACAGAGCTTTAGACAAGCTAGCTGTAAGACCCGAATTTATTTTAGTAGATGGAAATAAATTTCACCCTTATAATTTTATTCCACATCAATGTGTAATTAAAGGGGATTCTAAATTTTTATCAATCGCAGCAGCTTCTATTTTAGCAAAAAATTATCGCGATAAATTGATGATAGAACTCCACGAAGAACATCCGGAGTATGGGTGGAATACCAACTTTGGTTACGCCACAAAAAAGCATCAGGAAGCCCTGATAAAGCACGGTATCACAAAATATCACCGACAGTCTTTCCGTTTAAAATATGACTAG
- the yidC gene encoding membrane protein insertase YidC yields the protein MQQNNGLDKSQIISFAVLCLVLFGFMFYFQRNSAEEEKLKAEQQKTEQAKTPVKQTPAADINPNVTPNAIQVSNLANNELKLEFSSLGGQVSKVELLKYKAYDQKTDKADLPLNLITKNNSSYGFQFKDKSGKTVNTKDLVFSPVVNGNSVTLTANYNGAAIQFIYTLNNNPKAELKDQYTLDFKVRTQGLANVTSDNKADFTWDYSVRNLEKGRAQEQTHSEFAYAFNNYKDYDYDGRTDMNEEKETLNWIGVKQQFFSSVIESKTGFTNSKGNQESIEEGEYLKKLNFEGFVAMSGGEFNQDFTWYFMPLDLPLLKSYDKNFDEILPLGWSFIGGMNRYFFMWLYSIIAGWGISAGWVIFLMTIIVKLILSPIMYKQHKLSAMMKVIRPEIDEANAKFKDADPMKKQQATMEIYRKAGVNQMAGCLPALVQIPIFYALFRFFPNFIDLRGQGFWFAKDLTAYDDLIKLPFKIPFLGDHLSVFAIACTIVILIYTVMTSGNMQQPQQEGMPNMKVIMYIFPITFLFFLNTSASGLSWYYFVSNAINILIILVIKYVILDEKKIHAQIQANKEKPKAEGKFQKRMREMMEKAQDAQKAQEQTKGKKK from the coding sequence ATGCAACAGAACAACGGACTCGATAAAAGTCAGATTATTAGTTTTGCGGTTTTATGTTTGGTTCTTTTCGGATTCATGTTTTATTTCCAAAGGAATAGCGCTGAAGAAGAAAAACTGAAAGCTGAGCAACAGAAAACAGAACAGGCTAAAACGCCAGTAAAACAAACTCCGGCAGCCGATATCAATCCCAATGTAACCCCGAATGCGATTCAGGTTTCCAATTTGGCAAACAACGAGCTGAAGCTTGAGTTTTCAAGTTTAGGAGGTCAGGTTTCAAAAGTTGAGCTTTTAAAATACAAAGCTTATGATCAGAAAACTGACAAAGCCGATCTTCCGCTTAATCTGATTACAAAAAATAATTCGAGCTACGGTTTTCAGTTCAAAGATAAATCTGGAAAAACTGTCAATACTAAAGATTTGGTGTTTTCTCCGGTTGTTAATGGTAACTCAGTTACTTTAACGGCAAACTACAACGGTGCAGCCATTCAGTTTATTTATACTTTAAATAATAATCCTAAAGCTGAGCTTAAAGATCAATATACTTTAGACTTTAAAGTAAGAACTCAAGGTTTAGCGAATGTAACTTCTGATAACAAAGCAGATTTTACTTGGGATTATAGTGTAAGAAACTTAGAAAAAGGTAGAGCTCAGGAACAGACCCATTCAGAATTTGCTTATGCGTTTAATAATTATAAAGATTATGATTATGATGGCAGAACAGATATGAATGAGGAAAAAGAAACTCTTAACTGGATTGGTGTAAAACAGCAGTTTTTCTCTTCTGTAATCGAATCTAAAACAGGTTTCACAAACAGTAAAGGAAATCAGGAGTCAATTGAAGAAGGCGAATATTTGAAAAAACTGAATTTCGAAGGTTTCGTAGCCATGAGCGGAGGCGAATTTAATCAGGACTTCACTTGGTATTTTATGCCATTGGATTTACCTTTATTAAAATCTTACGACAAAAATTTTGACGAAATTTTACCTTTAGGTTGGTCTTTCATCGGAGGAATGAACCGTTATTTCTTCATGTGGTTATACAGTATTATCGCAGGATGGGGAATATCAGCAGGTTGGGTAATTTTCTTAATGACGATTATTGTGAAATTGATCTTGTCGCCAATTATGTATAAGCAGCATAAATTGAGTGCGATGATGAAAGTAATTCGTCCTGAGATTGATGAAGCGAATGCAAAATTCAAGGATGCAGATCCTATGAAAAAGCAACAGGCAACCATGGAAATTTACAGAAAAGCAGGGGTTAATCAAATGGCGGGATGTCTTCCGGCATTGGTGCAGATCCCTATTTTCTATGCATTATTTAGATTCTTCCCGAACTTTATCGACTTAAGAGGACAAGGATTCTGGTTTGCAAAAGATCTTACCGCATATGATGATTTGATTAAACTACCATTTAAAATTCCTTTCTTGGGAGATCATTTAAGTGTTTTTGCGATTGCATGTACGATTGTGATTTTAATTTATACGGTAATGACTTCAGGAAATATGCAGCAACCACAACAGGAAGGTATGCCAAATATGAAAGTGATTATGTATATTTTCCCTATCACATTCTTATTCTTCCTGAATACTTCTGCATCTGGTTTATCTTGGTATTATTTTGTATCGAATGCGATTAATATTTTGATTATCCTCGTCATTAAGTATGTAATTCTGGATGAAAAGAAAATTCATGCCCAAATTCAGGCTAACAAAGAAAAGCCTAAAGCGGAAGGAAAATTCCAAAAGCGAATGAGAGAAATGATGGAAAAGGCTCAGGACGCACAGAAAGCGCAAGAGCAAACGAAAGGCAAGAAAAAATAA
- a CDS encoding CTP synthase — MSKKNTKYIFVTGGVTSSLGKGIVSASLGLLLKSRGFNVTIQKLDPYINIDPGTLNPYEHGECYVTEDGAETDLDLGHYERYLDAPTSQNNNVTTGKIYQTVIEKERKGDFLGKTVQVIPHITNEIKRRIKILSKQNYDIIITEIGGTVGDIESLPYIETVRQLKWELGEKNSMVIHLTLLPYLASSGELKTKPSQHSVRQLMESGIMADVLVCRTEHKIPKDQRAKLAQFCNVSLDNVIECKDLETIYEVPMYLQKQNFDDVVLKELDLKSDKKADLKDWETFLKKFKNPKKTVEIALVGKYVSLQDSYISIAEAFKHAGADLETEVKVRWVYSGDLTKENIKETLDGVSGILVAPGFGDRGIEGKILTAQYARENKVPMLGICLGMQIMTVEFARNVLGYSKANSMEFDSSTEHPVISLMEEQKNVVDKGGTMRLGAWKCSLKNGSKLNEIYGAKNISERHRHRYEFNSDYIGEFEKNGFLATGTNPETGLVEALEMPNHPFYVGVQYHPEYKSTVATPHPLFRAFIKACSAK; from the coding sequence ATGAGTAAAAAGAATACAAAGTACATCTTTGTGACAGGAGGTGTAACTTCATCTTTGGGAAAGGGAATCGTTTCTGCTTCTCTGGGACTTCTACTAAAATCACGCGGCTTTAATGTAACGATTCAAAAACTGGATCCTTATATTAATATCGACCCAGGAACATTAAACCCTTATGAACACGGAGAATGCTATGTAACCGAAGATGGTGCGGAGACGGATCTGGATTTAGGACACTATGAGCGTTATCTTGATGCGCCTACTTCTCAAAACAACAACGTTACAACAGGGAAAATCTACCAAACGGTTATCGAAAAAGAGAGAAAAGGAGACTTTCTTGGAAAAACAGTTCAGGTAATTCCTCATATCACGAACGAAATTAAACGTAGAATTAAAATTTTATCTAAACAGAACTACGATATCATTATTACTGAGATCGGTGGAACTGTGGGAGATATAGAATCTTTGCCTTACATTGAAACTGTACGTCAGTTGAAGTGGGAATTGGGTGAGAAAAATTCTATGGTGATTCACTTAACTTTATTGCCGTATTTGGCTTCAAGTGGAGAATTAAAAACAAAACCTTCTCAGCATTCTGTTCGTCAATTGATGGAAAGCGGAATTATGGCCGATGTTTTGGTTTGCAGAACGGAACACAAAATTCCTAAAGATCAGAGAGCGAAACTGGCTCAGTTCTGTAATGTTTCTTTGGATAATGTAATTGAATGTAAAGATTTGGAAACGATTTATGAAGTTCCAATGTACCTTCAAAAACAAAACTTTGATGATGTAGTTTTAAAAGAATTAGATCTTAAAAGTGATAAAAAAGCAGATCTGAAAGACTGGGAAACTTTCCTGAAGAAATTTAAAAATCCTAAGAAGACTGTAGAAATTGCTTTGGTAGGAAAATATGTTTCTCTTCAGGATTCTTATATTTCTATTGCTGAAGCTTTCAAACATGCAGGTGCAGATTTGGAAACCGAAGTAAAAGTAAGATGGGTTTACAGTGGTGATTTAACGAAAGAAAATATCAAAGAAACTTTAGATGGAGTTTCAGGTATTTTGGTTGCACCAGGATTTGGAGACAGAGGTATTGAAGGTAAAATTCTTACCGCTCAGTATGCAAGAGAAAATAAAGTTCCTATGTTGGGAATCTGTTTAGGAATGCAGATCATGACTGTGGAGTTTGCAAGAAATGTTTTAGGATATTCTAAAGCCAACTCAATGGAATTTGATTCGTCTACAGAGCATCCTGTAATTTCTTTAATGGAAGAACAGAAAAATGTGGTCGACAAAGGAGGTACAATGCGTCTTGGAGCTTGGAAGTGTTCTTTGAAAAACGGTTCAAAATTAAACGAAATTTACGGAGCGAAAAATATTTCTGAAAGACACCGTCACCGTTATGAATTCAACAGTGATTATATCGGCGAATTCGAGAAAAACGGTTTCTTAGCAACAGGTACAAATCCTGAAACAGGTTTGGTAGAAGCATTAGAAATGCCGAATCATCCATTCTACGTTGGGGTACAGTATCACCCGGAATATAAGAGTACGGTTGCAACACCGCATCCTTTATTCAGAGCTTTCATTAAAGCATGTTCAGCTAAATAA
- a CDS encoding YceI family protein: MKKILLSFAFALVSAFTFAQTAWKIDPAHSSINFNIKHMGISFVQGRFDKFQGEIETPGSNLDNARFDFTVHTEAINTGVEARDKHLKSADFFDAEKFPEMKFQGATMSQGKDKNYILKGKLTIKDVTKEISIPVTFGGIAKNQQGKEILGLQAKFTVNRLDYNIKYDPTGAGIAKDVEVTLFLELAK, from the coding sequence ATGAAAAAAATACTATTAAGCTTTGCTTTTGCTTTGGTAAGCGCATTCACTTTTGCACAAACTGCCTGGAAAATTGATCCTGCACACTCATCAATTAATTTTAATATTAAGCACATGGGAATCAGTTTTGTGCAGGGAAGATTTGATAAATTTCAAGGTGAGATAGAGACTCCTGGTTCTAATTTAGATAATGCTAGGTTTGACTTTACTGTTCATACTGAAGCAATCAATACAGGTGTGGAGGCTAGAGATAAGCACTTGAAGAGTGCAGACTTTTTTGACGCAGAAAAATTTCCGGAAATGAAGTTTCAAGGAGCAACGATGTCACAAGGAAAAGATAAAAATTACATACTTAAAGGTAAATTAACAATCAAAGATGTGACAAAAGAGATCAGTATTCCCGTAACTTTTGGAGGTATTGCTAAAAACCAACAAGGTAAAGAGATTTTAGGTTTACAGGCAAAATTTACAGTAAATCGTTTAGATTATAATATTAAATATGATCCAACTGGAGCAGGTATTGCAAAAGATGTTGAGGTTACTTTATTTTTAGAATTAGCGAAATAA
- the radA gene encoding DNA repair protein RadA, producing the protein MAKLKTAYFCQNCGSQYPQWTGQCKNCLEWNTLVEEIVEKTSSKTPPFSKTKQNVINIIEVEAVEEPRIKTPSDELNRVLGGGIVLGSVTLIGGEPGIGKSTLLLQLALKMKKKIFYVSGEESASQIKMRADRLADVKNPNCFLYTETSLEKILHEAKKLEPDFVIIDSIQTLQSQLIESSPGTVSQIRECSNEIIKYAKENNVPVFLVGHITKDGQIAGPKVLEHMVDVVLNFDGDRNHLFRLLRANKNRFGSTAEIGIYEMVSQGLKEIKNPSEILITKKFEELSGNSVAVTLEGNRPMLLEIQALVSTAVYGTPQRSCTGFDSKRLNMLLAVLEKRAGFQLGAKDVFLNITGGIKTDDPALDLAVVASILSSNEDIAISEHFCFAGEIGLSGEIRPVAQVEQRITEAEKLGYEKIFVSNLNKIPKRKFGIKIEEVSKVEDFHERLF; encoded by the coding sequence ATGGCAAAACTTAAAACAGCATACTTCTGTCAAAACTGTGGATCGCAATATCCACAATGGACCGGACAATGTAAAAACTGTCTGGAATGGAACACTTTGGTAGAAGAAATTGTAGAAAAAACATCTTCAAAAACACCTCCTTTCTCAAAAACAAAACAAAACGTCATCAACATCATTGAAGTTGAAGCCGTTGAAGAGCCTAGAATAAAAACACCTTCAGATGAACTGAACCGTGTTTTGGGAGGCGGAATTGTTTTAGGTTCTGTTACCTTGATTGGTGGTGAACCCGGAATAGGTAAATCCACTCTACTTCTTCAGCTTGCTTTAAAAATGAAGAAGAAAATCTTCTATGTTTCTGGTGAAGAAAGTGCGTCTCAAATTAAAATGAGAGCCGACCGTTTAGCCGATGTCAAAAATCCAAACTGTTTTTTATATACTGAAACTTCTTTAGAGAAAATTCTTCATGAAGCTAAAAAATTAGAACCGGATTTTGTGATTATAGATTCTATTCAAACCTTACAATCTCAATTGATAGAAAGTTCACCTGGAACAGTTTCTCAGATTCGTGAATGCTCAAATGAGATTATTAAATATGCCAAAGAAAATAATGTTCCTGTATTTTTGGTTGGTCACATCACAAAAGACGGACAAATTGCAGGACCGAAAGTTTTAGAACACATGGTCGATGTTGTTTTGAATTTTGATGGTGATAGAAACCATCTTTTCAGGCTATTGAGAGCTAATAAAAACCGTTTCGGTTCCACCGCAGAAATAGGAATCTACGAAATGGTTTCTCAAGGTTTAAAAGAAATAAAAAATCCTTCCGAAATTTTAATTACTAAAAAATTTGAAGAACTTTCCGGAAATTCTGTAGCGGTAACTTTAGAAGGAAACAGACCTATGCTTTTGGAAATTCAGGCATTGGTAAGTACCGCAGTTTACGGAACTCCACAAAGAAGTTGCACCGGTTTTGATTCTAAAAGACTCAATATGCTTTTGGCTGTTCTTGAAAAAAGAGCTGGTTTTCAGTTAGGCGCAAAAGATGTTTTCCTGAATATTACAGGAGGTATTAAGACTGATGATCCAGCTTTGGATTTAGCAGTTGTCGCTTCGATTCTTTCATCAAATGAAGACATTGCCATTTCTGAACATTTTTGTTTTGCAGGGGAAATTGGTCTGAGTGGAGAAATTCGCCCTGTAGCACAGGTTGAACAAAGAATTACCGAGGCCGAAAAATTAGGTTATGAGAAAATTTTTGTTTCTAATTTAAATAAAATTCCAAAAAGAAAATTTGGGATCAAGATTGAAGAAGTGAGTAAGGTTGAGGATTTTCATGAAAGATTATTTTAA
- a CDS encoding M12 family metallo-peptidase, translated as MKNKITFLMLFCSIVIFSQNKIFQNTISENNLSQQQKVNKTLAATYILTKYYTQSSFDIKSDLEISLPNNRTIKAKYSKSFLYSNKSESSVFTIENEPKSELVLSKAGNAITGMYTSILGEKIIFHQLENNLFAISLVSESALINKDSTTDFILSHSSVSQKINANICSETTAICPATTIDVLIVYTLAASAAWGGDAQSNSFVATAITNFNTALINSGVTNTTINLVYSGQVDYAESGDIYLDLPRFRNNNDGFMDDVHTLRTTYGADLCALVTSTPTSICGLGYLNSNPTDYTGNIAFTVTLFNCVVSNYSLAHEMGHNMGLNHDWYVSTATTPCSNHHGYINRTAINLGPSSGISKKWRTIMAYNDECADNGFNCSRINRWANPNVNHNSEPTGIAIGNPNPSNEAFGFARFACVVSQFMPTANLGTFEIKNKDVKDFTIYPNPTKDEINIWIKNDEIYTFKVINVLGQILLTSDKKSINLRGLPSGEYFLSVYTDKNSLVGSKKFIIK; from the coding sequence ATGAAAAATAAAATTACTTTCTTAATGCTGTTCTGCAGTATTGTAATTTTTTCTCAAAACAAGATTTTCCAAAACACAATCAGTGAAAATAATTTAAGCCAACAACAAAAGGTTAACAAGACTTTAGCAGCAACTTATATTCTCACAAAATACTATACGCAATCCTCGTTTGATATAAAATCTGATCTTGAAATTAGTTTACCCAATAACAGAACAATTAAAGCTAAATATTCGAAATCTTTCTTGTACAGTAATAAATCTGAATCTTCGGTTTTCACTATAGAAAACGAGCCAAAATCTGAATTGGTTTTATCAAAAGCTGGAAATGCAATTACAGGAATGTACACTTCAATTTTAGGAGAGAAAATAATTTTTCATCAGCTTGAAAACAATCTATTTGCCATTTCTCTAGTCAGCGAATCTGCTTTGATCAATAAAGATTCTACTACAGATTTTATTTTAAGTCATTCTTCAGTATCCCAAAAAATTAATGCTAATATTTGTTCAGAAACTACAGCGATTTGTCCCGCAACAACTATTGATGTTTTGATTGTCTATACTTTAGCTGCAAGCGCTGCTTGGGGTGGAGATGCACAAAGTAATTCTTTTGTAGCCACTGCAATCACCAATTTCAATACTGCACTTATTAACTCCGGAGTTACAAACACTACAATTAATCTTGTTTATTCGGGTCAAGTTGACTATGCCGAATCTGGAGATATTTATCTTGATTTACCAAGATTCAGAAATAACAATGATGGATTTATGGACGATGTACATACTTTAAGAACAACCTACGGAGCCGATCTTTGTGCATTGGTCACTTCGACTCCTACAAGTATATGCGGATTAGGATATTTAAATAGCAATCCTACGGATTACACAGGAAATATCGCATTTACAGTAACTTTATTTAACTGCGTTGTTTCAAACTACAGTCTAGCCCACGAAATGGGTCACAATATGGGTCTCAATCACGATTGGTACGTTTCTACTGCAACCACACCTTGTAGCAATCATCATGGTTATATCAATCGCACCGCCATTAATCTAGGACCATCAAGTGGGATTTCAAAAAAATGGAGAACAATTATGGCATACAATGATGAATGCGCAGATAACGGTTTTAATTGTTCCAGAATCAACAGGTGGGCAAATCCTAATGTAAACCATAACTCTGAACCTACAGGAATCGCAATAGGAAACCCTAATCCATCGAATGAAGCATTTGGGTTTGCACGTTTTGCATGCGTGGTTTCCCAGTTTATGCCAACTGCTAATTTGGGGACTTTTGAAATCAAAAATAAAGATGTAAAAGATTTTACTATCTATCCGAATCCTACAAAAGATGAAATTAATATCTGGATTAAAAACGATGAAATTTACACTTTTAAAGTCATCAATGTCTTAGGTCAGATTCTATTAACGTCTGACAAAAAAAGCATTAATCTGAGAGGCTTACCTTCCGGAGAATATTTTTTGAGTGTTTACACCGATAAAAACTCTTTAGTGGGAAGCAAAAAATTTATTATTAAATAA